In Chaetodon auriga isolate fChaAug3 chromosome 9, fChaAug3.hap1, whole genome shotgun sequence, the genomic window GCCATTTAGAGAAGGTTTGGAGaagtctgacacacaaacagatgactAGGTGCACTGCTGACTTATTGCCCTGTAAAACTTCAATTTATCAACCTGAAATTCGGTACACTAATTAAGAAAAAGTGTGGTGCCAGAAAATGTAAGATTTAAAGGGTTTCATGATTTAATTTGTAGGTTCACTGCAGCATTATAAAAACAATCTGTGTATTATtctttattatgtatttttttaaatgctattCCATTTCTTATATTATATTATGTTATACTTTCATCTAGATGAATACATTCAGTAATTCATGCTGAAACATTTAATAGTACATGTGTCTTCTTGAATTTAAGCCATTAACCATGGCTCTGTGATTTTTACATGAGAAATCATTAGGCATGAAATAGATGCATGAAAAATCCAGTGGAAATAGGTCCAAAACTGCTCCTGCAGAAAGGGTTCAACAGGGACAGTGATGCAAAAGTTAAACTAAAAGTTGATCAAAACAGCTTCAGTCATTCATCTCTAAAACCTCTGTTCCCTTTTCATTGTTTATAATAAAGCCACATAATTGGACATTACTGTTCATATTTCAGCATTATTGACACCAACGCAGAGGAACTGTGTGCTTTACCATTTGAGCCACATCAGTGTGGTTAATTTAACAGCAAAATACAATATAATCTATAACTCAAACACATATTAAATGTCCGACATGTagaacaaaaaatatatattactTTTTAAATAGGATGACACGAATCAGCTCCATTTACATCCTGCAGTGTCAGGTCGAGTCTGTGTGGATGTCTGTCAGTGTCGAGTGGTGGGATCTCGTCCTCTGGCAGCCACAGGGGGCTCACAGTGAAAGATTACCCACAGAGCCCTGGGAGTTGATGTGACCTTTACCACAGGGTCATGCATGCATCACCTGTGTGCCCAAAACAGATCAGTCACCCGCTATAGCAGCTCCATCTTTATATGCACATATTTCTGGTCCAGTCTGCAGTCCCCAATTCTGAAGAAGCAATAAGTGAGGAACAGTTATCTGATATAACTTCTCTCTGTGGCCCCAGAAATCCAGGCTGTATAAAAACTGTGCATTTCAATATTTAACAAAATCAGCACAACTTTACTGGATGGCTAGGATTTAGTGGATTGCTGTTTTAGCTTGTTTTCACACAAGGCACTTTGACTCATCACACGTCCAATGATTAACCTTAATGATGCCTCCGTTCTCGGAGAATCATCTTATTAATGACACCTGTGCGTTTTCAGCTATGATGTTTCAAATGCCTGCTGTGGCTTATGCATAGTTCATCCTGACAATTCCACCTTAAGTACCATGAGTGAAAGCTTACACCTTAATTTCAGTGATTCATACTAAACCCTGATCAAACCCATTTCCATTACCTAACCTCAAAATATATTCTTTTTCTTATAATATAGCCATAAGCTAACCCTTTCATGTGGCGAACATGTACAGTGGTATATATAATTCATGCTATTGTCACGTACTTCTGAGGACTCAATGGTGTCCTTGGTGTGTCGCCTTTGTCTGAGAATTTGTGTTCATTCTAATAAATTCTGTTTGACTGTTCTGGCTTGGAGCCAAAGCATCTTTAGAAACATCTCTTTCATTCCATGAAATTCTATctaatacttttatttttgcccttcaaaatattaaaaaggcATCGCAGAGAAAGAGCTGCCTTCCCCTTAGTTTGAATTCAACATGAGAGACTCTCAAAGTGTTCCTGCAGGGTTAGAAAAACACACTGCCAATTAACTGGATGACACAAGAATCAGTGACTTTTGACCTTGCTCCCTATTAAGGATGCATTTCCCTTCCAGCCGTGGGCAACACTGAATGTTTGTGAGAAATAGCGTCAGCTGTGAGAGGCTTGTCAGTGCACATCAGTCCCGGACCCTCGGCGTATGCCaccatgttgtgtgtgtgtgtgtgtgttttgtgggagATTTGCTATGACACGAATGTGGCTCACACGCTATCACTGGCCCAGATGTGCTCGGGGATAAAGTAAGCCGCTCGGTCTGATTGAATTTGCTAAGTGATTTGAAAGTGACACACTGGAGGCAGTGGAGGTGACAACTTCCTGGACCCAAACACAGTTTACACCTGATGgatttgatgttgatgtttgctATAGAGTCTCAATGTTGAACTTTCTAGTAGTTTCAGTACGTTCAGGTACAGTCCTCCTCTGAGCCTGAGTGGTTTCTCAGTTTGGTAAAACTGTGGTATATACTGCATACTGAGGTATTTGATTTATGGCAGGATGTTTGATGCATAGTGTATTATAGAGTCCAGAGCAAATGTAAAAAGCTTTCATCTTGGTGTGGTAACGTGGAGCGGTTAAACATTAGGCATAATGAGGAGATGAAGGCTGAAATGGGAGACATCTGTCAAATGACTCAACCTATAGTATATTTAACGtggagctctgctctgctctgctgtgctgttttgtaaATGATTTCCTGACCCATGATTAATACTGCACTAAAGTCGAGGACCTTACATTCCCAGCAACAACAGCCGTTCCTCTGAAAACCGCCACTGCAGCACCCTATAATTATCAAAACATAACATGCACCCGTCAATTTGGCCTTTCCATCCATATACCGTGAACCAATTAGGGATGCTGGAGATGTCATCTGGATGGGGCTGCCATATTTTCCCCATCAGTCAGTGCTCAAAGACCCAGCGCGGATATAAACGACCTCAAGTTGCGATCGATTCTCAGGCTGCATGTTGAAATTTATAGTCAGTTGCCAGTTACAGGAGATGGATGGTTGCAAATGTGAGTGCACTGCAAAAGCTGTAGTGAATCTTCCAAGGCTTCCTCTTGTAGATGGTAAAATAGGACAAGACTGTAACACTCCCTTTTCTGGATCAcatcttcttttcttctgcagcagagatgatgaagtTTTAGCCTGAATATGTTTTTCTGAGTTTGTTTGCAGGattactttgacattttccaaTGTAGTTGCTTATTTTTTCACCAGACATCTGTCACAAGTTTCTATATCTGTATCTCTATTGTTCCTAAAATGGCTTGTTGGCATCATtgtattttacctttttttaaCCAGGGAAGGTCATTTGAAAGAGAACAACACAATGCATCTGAAAATTACAATACatataaaacaataacaactAAATTACAATACTTATAGAACAATAGAGGTACACAAAAGATACAGAAAATTAGCGTTTAGCTATATCTGGTGCAATACATGTATTGTGCACATTCCCATTAGCATTATTCCATTGCACTGTCCCACTATCATTAGCATTCTACATACAGGCACAGCTAACTATGCCCTTGCAGCAAGGTGTGACCCAGGCTTTTATTGGGGGCATGCTAACAGAACTTGAAAGCCACCTCAGGGAAACCACTTGGAGAACAGatacaacaacataaaaatgtcacaatatcCCATGATTGTTGGGTGAGCTGgaattaaaatgtcagttttcctTCGAAGGTGAGCTGAGATTCACATATTTGAAGGTTGTGCATTGGACTTAGCAACAGTATAGTCTAGGAATAGTTTGGAGACATGGGAAAGGACAGAGATAGGGAGAAACTTGAAGACCACGGCTGATGCTGCCATCGGCTAAAGTGCTAGTGGTTGAGATTTGAGACATGGCCAGAGGCTTTGTAAACCCTTGGGAACGGATGAGTGAGGCAGATGGATTATTCTCAGTATTCTGCAAAACcagcagaaagaaagtgagCGAGCAAGCATCCAAATTTAAATCTGAAGGGGCGATGTCCATTTGCCAGTTGTAGACAAAATGTAGACAGAATGAATGGAGGACTTACGGGAACAGCTTGAACACACATATTCATTTTCTTGCTTAGATAATAAGATTCCACTCCTCTGATGACTTCGCtcaacataaagactggaaacaggactCCAAGGATGACAAAACCCACCTATTATCATGCACCAATTAACATGCCATTTCTCAAtcatttaatctgtacaaaatgtttaaaaatgacaactttGTGGTTTTTATGAGAGGTTATTTTTAGGACTGTTTCTTATCCTTccacagtgacttcctggaatCTTATTCTTATCTTCACTGTTAGGTTTCTggaaaaccagcagagacttgAAGACGTTAATGAGttgttcattagtgagctttagaggtgctggtaagCAAATTTTGTTACCTTgggacagagctaggctagctgtttccttctgttttagGCTAACTGCTGCTGTTATTCTTGTTTAAACCAGACAGATATGAGGTGGTATCGATCTTTTGATCTCACTTTCTGCAAGAAAGTGAAGAAGCTTATTCCCCAAATGTCAAAAGATTTCTTTAAAGAGCATAAGAAAGTAACAAACTTTACTGAAGATCATCAGGATCTCCCAATACTGTGTAATAAAGCAGACTGTGGGAGCAGCAGAACCCATTATCATTTGGGGCCCTGTTTGAGCACTTTTTCCTGACCTTGAAATATTCTTTACCCGtctgtttggtgttttggtgcTCAGCACAGAGCACACGGTGcacaggtgggaggagaggagcaaacACGTGGGAGGTTCGTTCAAATGAGGCAGTGCAAAACAAGATTGCTGGTATACTGGTGGAAATTTATCAAATAACTTAATACAAGTGATTCTAAAAGCACAGCTGCTTTATGCTGAATGAGAAACTGTAGATTTACACACATTGACAGTACATGCAGCCGGCCACTGTGTTTAAATCACATGCAAATGACACCGGGCCACTGCAGAttaaacacacacctcaccactcTGCAGTGACTTGGTATTCTGCCTGTTGAAGTATGTGGGAGATGCCGGATTACCGGGCTTCATTAatcctgtgtgtgcagatgtgtggtGCCGTGCGTTCACATTGTGCTGCTCGGCACCATCCACACACGCTGAGCTGTTGCTGCCATGCCTCCACGTGATTGGCGCAGCTGTTTCAGAGCAGTGAGACCAGCGATGTGAGTGGCTGACAGCGTGTCTGTTAATCACCACACCTGATTTATATTCACCTTCAGCAAGCTCTTTTGCACTTTCCACCGCTGCACAAAAAGTACCAAAGTAGCTGGTGCATTTGGAGACACCCACACAGCCTGTGGCCTCAGGACCCACTGCTTTGCACTTTTGCTGCACCTGAATGACTGAAGTAGCGCCCCATGTCTTAATGTTGTTCACAAAGCTGTTATTCATTCCCATATACATACAGAAATGTTATATTCAGTTAAAATCGTGTATTTTATCATGACTCATGAATTCAAAAGGATTTGTATGAGACAGACGACAAAAAATGATGCAGCCTCCACACTTTCCATTGAGAGAAAAGTCAGGGACAAATCTTCCATCTGTGAGTTTGGATTCATTATTTTATCAAATTTTCTGTTTAGATGTGTAGGAGGCTCCATCTTTGCAGCTATTCGGACATGAAGAGGAAAGGTCAATGCTGTAAATTACTGAAGGTTAGTCCGGCGATTTCATTAAACGAGCCTTTGTAGGAgcggagtgtgtttgtgcacgttGTGGAGATGACTCACGTGtaggggaggcagagagggaccGTCATTGTGCCTCAGCCTTTGATCAGAGCCAGTGTCAAActcaaaagcatgaaaagacttCACTGACTGAGATTCTGTGCATTTTGCTATTTGGTGACATCTGTGGTGCTTAGCAACCGCTGGAGAAGTGTCTGCACTACCTTGTGAAACGTACTTCAGAGTGAGTCTCTATTCACACGGCACTTCTCTTTGTCTGTTCAGCCCACGGTGGCTGTTCGCGGTCATGCTAATTACTcattttttccaaacaaaacatgtaaGTTGGTGCAAGGTtaagagtttgttttttctcagggacaaaatgaactgaaatgttgCTTCTTAAACTGTGGTCGAGCCTCACTGAGGCTTTGGTTTCACAGCGAAGGAGGCAACGAGCAGAGGGGCATGTGGGTGAAGGGAGGCAGTGTCAAGTGCTGGATTCTTgttacacacatccacacgcgcacacacactcatatgcaaACACACTAAGAGCCAGACCAGCTGCCCATGCTGTGTCGCGTCGTGTGCCAGTGCAGCGAGGTTTCCTCTGCAAAGAAACACTGCACCGACTATGGAAGGCAGTCTGCTTAATATTATAAAAACCACACTGGGAGTCGGCGGGTTTATGCAGTAGCATCTGGCGTCACCGCAGATGCCTGCTAGGGCGCACATTAGATCAGAATAATTGGCCAGGACAGCAGCGTGAGATGGACAAATGAGAACCTCCTCCTGGGTGACCTGATGGCCGAGGGGCAGAATGAACAACACTGCTCAGTGTCTGATAAGGAGCctgtgaaataaagaaaaaaatagttaGGGCTTAAGGGAAAAGTGCTTAGTATCTACGCTTTAAGCTAATACTTGCAatatgtggggaaaaaagtaCAGTAACTCATGAGTACAAAATCCTAAAATCCTCATGGTTAAAAACACGACATGTGATGTTCATTCTCTATCTCACATACCTAAACTCACTATAATCTATAAACTCACTCATTCATGCACAAAGCCGACTGATAATTCAGAGCTGAGATTCAACTTCAGATTCAACATGAGCTAAGTTTAAAGGAAATCGATGATACTTTCATGTCACTTTGATTCCACTTGGATTGGTTCTATACATTTATTGTGTTAAGATCCCTTTAAGTCTTAGCAGTGGATTTTCTGTAAACTGCATTTAGAGGAGTGCTGCCAAGGGAAAATTACTAGCTGTTATGAAatcctgttttgtgttgaaaGAAAATCTAATTAATAATTTAAGGCAACTTATCACAAGCATCCCCCCACCGCCACTCGTTCATTCAAACCTAATGACTTCACTGTATTTTGCTGGTTTTGCTGAGAGAAAATACGTCATATCATTTCCAAATAAGACCATCAACCCTGCCGGTGACGTCTCTGAACACACGTCTTTGCTTTCGGATCCTGCTTACGATCGTCTTCTCTGTTGAGTTTGTTCACTGTTCACCAGTCCACATTACAGTACCTCCACTTAGAAATGGAAGAATTTATTTTTGATGTTCAGTAcaatgaaatacacaaacaattACTGCAAAAGTAGAGATAAATAACTTTGgcatacagaaaatgaaaaacatccaaGAGACAATGgcaaagtacatttactaacaatgaaaactgctgGCTAATGCTACTGTACAGTGACACGTGTAGCAAAAAAAAGACGTTTTGGACCTAAATTTCCCTTTCATTaatcaaataaatatttaatatgaaCAATCTCAAATGCATCAAGAATTTTCTTTAAGCTAGGCATTTCTGAAGAAAGCAGATTTGACATTGCTGAAATGGGTCAAATGATGAGCTGTAATGAAGAAGACACAACTGATTCCACATGTGCAACTTTTATCCTCTCCTTGAGAATCTTTGGTAGAAAAGGCTTAATAGTACAGGACATGACATATTTACACATAATACAGTCTTATTAGCAAAGCATTTCAGcgatgctgcagctgtgtttcacCACAGATTTAATCTGTGGAGGAACAGGATGGGAGGAAAGGAAAACTGCTCTTAAAAAAAGCACCTTTCTTTGCCTTGATGGTAATAATAGAGGGGCAGGGGGAGGAAGGCAGCTGGAGCCGGCTCACTTATAGACATAAAAAGTACTTGAACAAAGAAGCTCCCATTTGCAATGACAGTATCGGCCCACGCTGGCtgaactttaaaaaaatacctcaagcagaagaagaagcaaaaatgCCTCAATGTTCttatctctgaggagcagaAGAATATAGTCTTCAGAGCACATAGGTAATAGTCCAGATCTGCTCcagtgtctttttgtctctctaaAATGCACTCAGAGCACACTATTGGTATTCCACAGCAGTCAAATCCATTCAGGAGATTTATTAGATTCCAGTCTGTTCTGCTTAATCCAATTAGCGAAAGGACAACAGGATAAAGGGAGAATCTTGTTAGCTTCCAGTGGAAGTGGATGAGATAGAGAGCGTTGCAGCGGCAGCAGAGGTTCATTTCTAACATCCTGTGTGATTCTCATTGGCAGCTGTTACACATGTTGGAGGTCAGTCCCAGTCATCtttgcacacacaggcacactccTCGTGGTGCTCCAAAAGCACATCAGTCATGGACTTCTGCAGGCCGCGGCCACCGGTCCGGTGCTTCAACAGTAGAACCTGTAAAAGAGGAGGACGCTTCAGTTAAAACTGGACATCAAACGCTTCCTGGACTGATACTCCTCACTTATGTTTTAGAATCTACTCTGGACACACGCTTCCATTTCTGGCTTTCAAATCTCCATTTCAAGACATGAAACTGGCACGAATTTCTTACAAAATATGCAACTgacaaggaaataaaatgacCATAGTATTTTGCACTGTAATGTCAGGACTGGGCTCTCCGTGCTTTGCTGCTGTGCTTGTCAGGGTTTAGCAGGATTCCTCCTTGCCTACcgtgctgtgtttgtctctctctgttggtgtgtatgggtgtgtccGTTTCATGCAGGACATGGTGACCTAGTTTCCTCCCCCTGCCttctcacctgcacacctgctgccaaACCACTCATCAACTACATCTGTACCCTTCAGTCTGTCTTCGCCAGATCGTCCCATGTGTCATAGTAGTGCTACGTTTGCCGACTCCTGGTTCTCTCCTCGCTGTCTTTGAACCTGCCTAATCCTGTTTTACCTCTGTTTTAGGTCCATTGTCTGCTGCCTTCCTGATTTTCCTGCTACGCCCTGATCCTCGTCGGTCTGCAGTGTTCTTCCTGCCTCTGATTCACAATACACCACCCGGCCCAGCTCCTGATTTCCACCACTAACTAATCTTACAATAAATGGCTCTTTGTTAGAAATGTTACATGGTCTCATCAAATTTAAGTATGAAGTGCAGCAAATTTTCAGTCTGTTACATGAAGCTGCAACATGAGCATTTTGGTTAAAGGGGGGCACGAGGAAAGGCCACAGGATCGCAGGATCTGCACAACACATTCAATGTTTCCTCTATACAGATTATCATCAGTATTGGTCTAAGAGTAAATATTAAATCATACAGAAAGATCAGTCAGAGTCTTTCCATATTCCTGTGATATTTTCTTAAAGTGTGATGTGATTTTACTACCTTGAGTTTCACAAGATCTGTTTCCAATGTTTAGCTAATGCTATAGTATGATGTTTCttaattgtgttttctgctaTTGGTTTTCTCGTTGGGTTTCTGTGGTGGATCACTGTCCTTGCTGAGAGCTGGTCATGCTATAGCAATTACCACGTTTCTTATtattccaaaaaacaaaaaaatgctgttaataCTACTGCATGAATGCTTCTTCAATCAAAGTTAACATAACCTGTTCCATGTTCCTTGTATTTCAGGATCAAGCTGACATGTACCTCATGGTATTTCTTCGTGACCCTGGCGGGAACACACTGGCAGTCGTAGCAGCGGTGAGAGCAGCAGGCGCAGTTTCCACCACAGCGCTTCACCAGGAGGCAGCTGGGCCAGAAAATGGCATCCgtcctcttcagctcctcacGCAAGGACACGGAGAAGTTGCGCGGAGTGCAGCTGTAGAGTCGAACTTCCTCTCGCAAGAGATTGAGATCAGCTCCTCctcaaaaacacagaggaaacatgatCAGAATCACGTCCTGGCGAAACAAACTTTGCAAGTCTCACATTTGTATAACACAAGTAGTTTGAATTATATTCAATGACTCATATCTACTGCAACTATCTTATTGCATTCTTAACTTTTGCATTTAATGTAACTGTAATGTCCTTGTTAAAAATGTCCTACCTCTAGCTTTCTTATTGTGGATGAAGGATTTCCCCAGCACGTGCCATGTAGGTTTGTACAACTCCTCCATATCCACCTGCCATCGCTCCGGCTCCAGGTACTTCATGACCTCCTCCACGGTGCTCAGCCCCGCCACAGCCTCTGACAGCTCCTCTATACCCTGCAGGGCTGGAGGGAGAACCGCAGGGACCTCTGGTTCTGATACACTCTGCAGGAAAAGCAGCATAAcgagacagagaagaaaggtCATTAATTCAGTAAATATAGTTTCTATACAGTTACAACAGGAGAACGCATTAGAGTCCTACTTCTTGACTTTTGAAGGACGTATACACTGGAAAAGTTTTTCTCCTGTCAGAGCAGTCTAATGCTTGTGTTATGGACACATACTGCAGCTTCCACATCCAAAAGTGCCACATTGCACCAGCCGCCTCAGGACAC contains:
- the pdgfc gene encoding platelet-derived growth factor C isoform X2, yielding MILPLFFLLASLLQQYGSEAESSHVSKFHPPGVKEQNGVQDSHQEKIITVSGEGLVQSPDFPHTYPRSTELVWRLVATSDMRIQLTFDEKFGLEDPEDGICKYDFVEIEDLTEKTILGRWCGSQSAPASHTSKGSQIRIRFISDEYFPSEPGFCIRYSLLPESVSEPEVPAVLPPALQGIEELSEAVAGLSTVEEVMKYLEPERWQVDMEELYKPTWHVLGKSFIHNKKARGADLNLLREEVRLYSCTPRNFSVSLREELKRTDAIFWPSCLLVKRCGGNCACCSHRCYDCQCVPARVTKKYHEVLLLKHRTGGRGLQKSMTDVLLEHHEECACVCKDDWD
- the pdgfc gene encoding platelet-derived growth factor C isoform X1, translating into MILPLFFLLASLLQQYGSEAESSHVSKFHPPGVKEQNGVQDSHQEKIITVSGEGLVQSPDFPHTYPRSTELVWRLVATSDMRIQLTFDEKFGLEDPEDGICKYDFVEIEDLTEKTILGRWCGSQSAPASHTSKGSQIRIRFISDEYFPSEPGFCIRYSLLPESVSEPEVPAVLPPALQGIEELSEAVAGLSTVEEVMKYLEPERWQVDMEELYKPTWHVLGKSFIHNKKARGGADLNLLREEVRLYSCTPRNFSVSLREELKRTDAIFWPSCLLVKRCGGNCACCSHRCYDCQCVPARVTKKYHEVLLLKHRTGGRGLQKSMTDVLLEHHEECACVCKDDWD